A genomic window from Megalobrama amblycephala isolate DHTTF-2021 linkage group LG2, ASM1881202v1, whole genome shotgun sequence includes:
- the LOC125263233 gene encoding SLAM family member 5-like, with amino-acid sequence MFLKLVLICLCLWHLDGVFGVQSEVKYVKEGDSVTLNSEITEMKDDDEIQWRFWIENTLIAKINKRKNSFTVYADVLDGRFRDRLKLDKQTGSLTITDTTTEHNGVYKLEINRVSKSFNLVVYVEISVNEGDSVSLNSDLTEIMDDCQILWWFVNEYTSIAEISNRTDRIYDDVLDGRFRDRLKLDNQTGSLTITNTTMKHAGAYVLVLKIGEKPSLRTFRVSVYARLPVPVISSNSSQCSSSSSSSCSLVCSAVNVGHVTLSWYKGNSLLSSISVSDLSISLSLPLEVEYQDKNTYSCVLNNPISNQTQHLDITHLCHTCSDSVHCCGPTEAVIRLVLSALVGVATIIILVYDIRSRRAEQDQAHIHTSVSDF; translated from the exons atgtttctgaAATTAGTTTtgatctgtttgtgtttgtggcaTCTGGATG gagTGTTTGGTGTTCAAAGTGAAGTGAAGTAtgtgaaggagggagattcagtcactctaaactctgaaattactgaaatgaaggatgatgatgAGATTCAGTGGAGGTTTTGGATtgaaaacactttaatagctaAAATCAATAAACGGAAGAACAGCTTCACTGTATATgctgatgttcttgatgggagattcagagacagactgaaactggacaaacaaactggatctctgaccatcacagacACCACAACTGAACATAATGGAGTTTATAAACTAGAGATCAACAGAGTGAGCAAAAGTTTCAATCTTGTTGTCTATG TTGAAATATCAGTGAATGAGggagattcagtctctctaaactctgatcttactgaaataatGGATGATTGTCAGATTTTGTGGTGGTTTGTGAATGAATACACTTCAATAGCTGAAATTAGTAATCGGACCGACAGaatatatgatgatgttcttgatgggagattcagagacagactgaaactggacaatcaaactggatctctgaccatcacaaacaccacaatGAAACATGCTGGAGCTTATGTGCTAGTACTGAAAATTGGAGAAAAACCATCATTGAGGACATTCCGGgtttctgtctatg ctcgtctgcctgttcctgtcatcagcagtaactcttcacaatgttcttcatcatcatcatcatcatgttcattggtgtgttcagctgtgaatgtgggtcatgtgactctctcctggtacaaaggaaacagtttattgtccagcatcagtgtgtctgatctcagcatcagtctctctctacctctggaggtggaatatcaggataaaaacacctacagctgtgtgctgaacaatcccatcagcaaccagactcaacatctggacatcactcacctctgtcacacatgttcaG actctgtccactgttgtggtcctactgaagctgtgatccgattggtcctctctgctctggtgggcgtggctactATCATTATTCtggtttatgacatcagatCCAGAAGAGCTGAACAAGATCAAGCTCATATTCACACATCAG TGTCTgatttttag